In Kutzneria kofuensis, the DNA window GAGTTGCTGCCCACGGCGGGCGCTTGGCCCATCCCGATGCACCCGAGGCAGCCGGCCTGGTGGATCCGGGCTCCCGCCTTGATCAGGTCGAGGGTGGCGCCGATCGCGGTGAGATCGGCGAGGGTCTGCCGCGAGGTCGGGTTGACGTCGAAGCTGACCGCCGGGTCGGTCTGGCGCCCGGCGACCACAGCAGCGACGACGGCGAAGTCCCGCAGGCCGGGGTTGGCGGACGAACCGACCACGACTTGGCCGACCGGGGTGCCGGCGACTTCGCGGACGGGTACCACGTTGCCGGGCGAGGACGGCTTGGCGATCAACGGCTCCAGTGCCGACAGGTCGACATGGTCGTGCAGGTCGTATTCGGCGTCCCGATCGGCGGGCAGTTCGACGAAATCGTCGGCACGCCCCTCGGCGGTCAGGAACCGGTACACCGCGTCGTCAGCAGGGAACACCGTGGCGGTGGCGCCCAGTTCAGCACCCATGTTGGCGATGACGTGCCGATCCATCGCGGTCAGCGTGGCCAGCCCCGGCCCGTGGTACTCGATGATCCGGTCGCGGCCACCGGAGACGCCGTGGCGGCGCAGCATCTCCAGGATCACGTCCTTGGCCGAGGTCCACGGCCGCAGCCGTCCGGTCAGCTGGACACCCCAGATCTCGGGCATCCGTAGGCGCAGCGGCTGCCCGGCCATGGCCATGGCCACATCCAGCCCGCCGACGCCGATCGCCAGCATGCCCAGGCTGCCCGCGGCGCAGGTGTGGGAATCCGAGCCGACCAGGGTCCTGCCGGGGATGCCGAACCGCTGCATGTGCGTCGGGTGGGAGACCCCGTTGCCCGGCTTGGAGTACCACAAGCCGAACCGGCGGCAGGCGGAGTACAGAAACAGGTGGTCCTCGGCGTTGCGCTCGTCGGCCTGTAGCAGGTTGTGATCGACGTACTGGACGCTGAGCTCGGTGCGAGCGCGATCCAGGCCCAGCGCCAGCAGTTCCTGCATCACCAGCGTTCCCGTCGCGTCCTGGGTCAGGGTTTGGTCGACGTGGAGCGCGATCTCCTCGCCTGGGCGCATCTGACCGTCCACCAGATGCGAGGAGATCAACTTCTGGGTGACGTTGCTGCCGGGCATCCCTTCTCCTTCCCCTGGCCTGTGCGGTGTTCTCCGCGCGGACTATGGCCGCTGGACAGGGAGCGCGTTGCGCCACGGTGTGGCTGACCGAGCCGAGCACGAGGCGCCCCAGGGCGCCGCGTCCGGATCACTCATGAGCACCACCGCTTGCGTGTCCTGGTCGCGTGTACCCATGAGTCACGTGGGTACACGGGACCGCGGCATCGGGTGAGCTGCGACGGAGCCAGCGCCGAGCGGCTCGAGTTGACCTCATCTTCGAGCACACTGGCTGGCAACGCCGCGACGAGGTCTTCCGGCCCGTAGCCGTGTCGACGGCATGACTGATACGGAACATGGACGAATCAGACCCGACCAGCACGATGTGGACACCTGGTGAATGTGGCGATGCACAGGCCGAACCCGCTGCAGTGGCTGCGTTACGTTTACGGTGGCCGGCTGCCGGAGCGCTATCGCGAGTGGGTACTACACGACGCAACGTGCCGCACCTGGCTGCTGCGGTACGTGTTGCGGGTGGTCGTGGAGGCGGTGCCGTTGCTGGTAGCCGGTTTTGCGGTGCTGACACTGCTGACTCCGGCGCCGGCG includes these proteins:
- a CDS encoding aconitate hydratase, whose product is MPGSNVTQKLISSHLVDGQMRPGEEIALHVDQTLTQDATGTLVMQELLALGLDRARTELSVQYVDHNLLQADERNAEDHLFLYSACRRFGLWYSKPGNGVSHPTHMQRFGIPGRTLVGSDSHTCAAGSLGMLAIGVGGLDVAMAMAGQPLRLRMPEIWGVQLTGRLRPWTSAKDVILEMLRRHGVSGGRDRIIEYHGPGLATLTAMDRHVIANMGAELGATATVFPADDAVYRFLTAEGRADDFVELPADRDAEYDLHDHVDLSALEPLIAKPSSPGNVVPVREVAGTPVGQVVVGSSANPGLRDFAVVAAVVAGRQTDPAVSFDVNPTSRQTLADLTAIGATLDLIKAGARIHQAGCLGCIGMGQAPAVGSNSLRTFPRNFPGRSGTAEDLVWLCSPETAAAAALTGHITDPRDLAADLGLDYPTPRLPERSSICDDMFVPPLPAEDAARVDLVRGPNISELPDLDPLPDQIHAPVLLKVGDDVSTDEISPAGARALPFRSNIPKLAEFTFTPIDAGYPGRAGATHVVVGGENYGQGSSREHAAIAPRLLGLRVVVAKSFARIHWQNLANFGVLPLVFVDGADFDRIDQGDVLAFEGLHHTLTTSTELTVRNHTTGRQYRLRHWLSPRQVRAVLAGGQIPLLATAGAS
- a CDS encoding DUF5313 family protein, translating into MHRPNPLQWLRYVYGGRLPERYREWVLHDATCRTWLLRYVLRVVVEAVPLLVAGFAVLTLLTPAPASLVLPALALALLTSLYFTVTSADELIEVRLVQHGYPPGTGKAARRRRSEASHDR